A genomic segment from Montipora foliosa isolate CH-2021 chromosome 9, ASM3666993v2, whole genome shotgun sequence encodes:
- the LOC137970659 gene encoding myosin heavy chain kinase B-like, translating to MRRRQDTWNRLQAEMSSKRVKTADAMSGARKKKGSAPNEIIVQRLASEPDSKQTYRPVQPREFVDFQFEDLSLNNLKKACAAHFNLPVSTCDILVSNKGPSCSNIAQIPHRKDKVYLVRFVVFQDQEENSELPWEGSTSSETSSSSRHDNKRRTLSADIPVRPRLKIPETQFPASVSIDTLLGAGKLVQPTFTKGAVLNFERFDIETATWKNVMTIECKVESVKFSSGAFRDAFHATTVHGDKWVLKTYNQKAKNTISETVKSTVENHCRKQVQMHAVARHLAQKFERNAPTKFGECFKYNRCYYTMFDGEHATVEEFVPGSFAKYVNNNGNCVPAPEDATLDFKDLFLKAETLVHYSYVVTDHKLMLLDIQGSAFTLYDPEIATAEIMDKEHHEIYFCCGNCSSVAIAAFLSDHVCNEYCDMMDLK from the exons ATGAGGCGAAGGCAAGACACATGGAACCGTCTCCAAGCGGAGATGAGCAGTAAAAGGGTCAAAACTGCTGATGCAATGTCTGGTGCCCGAAAGAAGAAAGGATCTGCTCCGAATGAAATCATCGTGCAGAGACTAGCATCAGAACCGGACTCGAAACAAACATACCGGCCAGTGCAGCCAAGAGAATTTGTCGACTTCCAATTTGAGGATTTGAGTTTAAATAACTTGAAGAAGGCATGTGCAGCTCATTTCAACTTGCCAGTGAGCACCTGTGATATTTTGGTGTCGAACAAAGGGCCATCATGCTCAAACATTGCACAGATACCTCATCGGAAGGATAAG GTCTACCTGGTGCGGTTTGTGGTTTTCCAAGACCAGGAAGAGAATTCAGAACTGCCATGGGAAGGAAGTACCAGTAGTGAAACAAGTTCATCATCTAGGCATGACAACAAAAGGCGGACGTTAAGTGCGGATATCCCTGTTAGGCCAAGGCTAAAGATCCCTGAGACCCAGTTTCCTGCATCAGTATCAATTGATACTTTACTAGGTGCAGGGAAATTAGTGCAACCAACATTCACTAAAGGGGCTGTGCTAAACTTTGAACGTTTTGACATCGAAACAGCCACTTGGAAAAATGTCATGACTATTGAATGTAAAGTAGAGAGTGTAAAGTTCTCATCTGGTGCATTCCGAGATGCCTTTCATGCTACCACTGTGCATGGGGACAAATGGGTTTTAAAGACATATAACCAGAAAGCCAAAAACACAATAAGTGAGACAGTTAAGTCAACTGTGGAAAACCATTGCAGGAAGCAGGTGCAAATGCATGCAGTGGCAAGGCACCTGgcccaaaaatttgaaagaaatgcaCCCACTAAATTTGGGGAGTGTTTCAAATATAATCGCTGTTACTATACAATGTTTGATGGTGAGCATGCTACGGTAGaagaatttgttcctggttccTTTGCGAAGTACGTAAACAACAATGGAAATTGTGTTCCAGCTCCAGAAGATGCCACCCTGGATTTCAAGGATTTATTCTTAAAAGCAGAAACTTTGGTTCACTATAGCTATGTAGTTACAGACCACAAACTCATGCTGCTTGATATTCAAGGATCTGCATTTACATTGTATGACCCAGAGATTGCAACAGCAGAAATTATGGATAAAGAGCATCATGAAATCTACTTTTGTTGTGGCAATTGCTCTAGTGTTGCTATTGCAGCTTTTCTGTCAGACCATGTGTGCAATGAATATTGTGACATGATGGATCTGAAGTGA